TCCATATTGGCTTGAATCTTGAAAACAAAGCCTGTAAAGCCTTCTTCATTGGCTTCAACAATACGTTCTTGTGTTGGATGTGCTTTCGGCTCTGGCGCCCAGTTGATAAAGGTATCCAGAACATGATCCACCGCAAAGTTACCTAACGCTGTACCAAACAATACTGGGGTTTGTTTACCTTGCAAGAAGAGCTCACGGTCGAGTGGCTCATTGGCCATTTGTACCAATTCAAGTGATTCTTCAAATGAAGACCACGCCAACTCACCGACTTTTTCACGAATATCAGCATGGTCATAGCCATCACGTACTTCGATATCGGTAATGGTTGAACCAAAACCTGCTTTATAAACATAAAGTTTATTTTCAAGCAGGTTATACACACCGGCAAAGTCACGTCCCATTCCCAACGGCCATGTAATCGGTACACAACGGATGTTCAAGACATTTTCAATTTCGTCGAGTAACTCTAAAGGCTCACGGATTTCACGGTCCATTTTGTTGACGAATGAAATGATCGGCGTGTCGCGCATACGACACACTTCCATCAATTTAATGGTTCGTTCTTCGACACCTTTTGCCCCATCGATCACCATCAAGGCGGAGTCAACGGCAGTCAGGGTACGATAGGTATCTTCCGAGAAGTCTTCATGTCCCGGAGTATCGAGTAAGTTAATGGTGTGCTTTTTATAAGGGAACTGCATCACCGACGTGGTAATCGAGATGCCACGTTCTTTTTCCATTTCCATCCAGTCTGATGTTGCTGAACGGTCAGACTTACGGCTTTTAACCATCCCCGCAACCTGA
The DNA window shown above is from Acinetobacter colistiniresistens and carries:
- a CDS encoding peptide chain release factor 3, whose protein sequence is MFKDELAAQVAQRRTFAIISHPDAGKTTMTEKLLLWGKAIQVAGMVKSRKSDRSATSDWMEMEKERGISITTSVMQFPYKKHTINLLDTPGHEDFSEDTYRTLTAVDSALMVIDGAKGVEERTIKLMEVCRMRDTPIISFVNKMDREIREPLELLDEIENVLNIRCVPITWPLGMGRDFAGVYNLLENKLYVYKAGFGSTITDIEVRDGYDHADIREKVGELAWSSFEESLELVQMANEPLDRELFLQGKQTPVLFGTALGNFAVDHVLDTFINWAPEPKAHPTQERIVEANEEGFTGFVFKIQANMDPKHRDRIAFMRICSGKYEKGLKMNHVRIGKDVRISDALTFLAGEREHLEEAWPGDIIGLHNHGTIQIGDTFTSGEDLHFTGIPHFAPEMFRRVRLKDPLKSKQLQKGLKELSEEGATQVFMPQISNDLIVGAVGVLQFDVVAYRLKEEYKVDCLYEPVSVHTVRWVHCDDDKILNEFKKKAHDQLSVDGGGHLTYLAPSRVNLQLMQERWPDIQFRNTREH